From a single Drosophila sulfurigaster albostrigata strain 15112-1811.04 chromosome 3, ASM2355843v2, whole genome shotgun sequence genomic region:
- the LOC133843862 gene encoding uncharacterized oxidoreductase YjmC, translating to MALRKRLGHRQLLSASQCSSWRQMRGITYRIPQQFAEDMASTSLVLVREARRFVQECFSRVGMSMEKQRCITDLLLAADYRGVHGSGINRLDMYLSDIQNGYVDIKAEPRLIHNTLTTAHVDGNRAMGVFVANYCMDLAVEKARQTGIGFVVAKQSHHIGMAAWYAFRAVAKGFIGLVMSNAAPMMMQPGCRSSSLGANCLAFGATGNWSHLMLDMSTTVRDIGAIEWAFMNQEQIPRGWASDVNGMPTTFPNLALSAQQLYPIGGNKGFSLAAMIDVLCGVMSGADYATRIPRWCAPCQGRSPNLGLVMLVLDPCFFVPNFKERLDDFNRRIRNSCPRDEANPVKVPGDLEKQHMDYVDDLGALPYPNLLLAKCKLIANMLCVKPMQLAFTSCERHSSCLR from the coding sequence ATGGCTTTAAGAAAGAGATTGGGACATCGACAATTACTGTCCGCCTCGCAGTGTTCATCTTGGAGACAAATGCGTGGGATTACCTATCGCATTCCGCAGCAGTTTGCCGAGGATATGGCGAGCACATCGCTGGTACTGGTCAGGGAGGCGCGACGTTTTGTCCAGGAGTGCTTTTCTCGAGTGGGAATGTCCATGGAGAAGCAGCGTTGCATCACCGATTTGCTGCTGGCGGCCGATTACAGAGGAGTCCATGGATCGGGCATTAATCGCTTGGATATGTATCTGAGTGATATACAGAATGGTTATGTGGACATTAAGGCGGAGCCGAGACTCATACACAACACATTGACCACAGCGCATGTGGATGGGAATCGAGCCATGGGCGTCTTTGTGGCCAACTATTGCATGGATCTGGCCGTGGAGAAGGCACGCCAGACTGGCATTGGCTTTGTGGTGGCCAAGCAATCGCATCACATTGGCATGGCAGCGTGGTATGCATTCCGTGCCGTAGCCAAGGGCTTTATCGGATTAGTTATGTCGAATGCGGCACCCATGATGATGCAACCGGGTTGTCGGTCGTCGAGCCTTGGTGCCAATTGTTTGGCCTTTGGTGCCACCGGCAACTGGTCGCACCTTATGCTGGACATGAGCACCACTGTGCGGGACATTGGTGCCATCGAGTGGGCATTCATGAACCAGGAGCAAATACCTAGGGGCTGGGCATCGGATGTCAATGGCATGCCCACTACCTTTCCGAATCTTGCATTGTCCGCCCAGCAACTCTATCCGATTGGAGGCAATAAGGGTTTCAGCTTGGCAGCAATGATTGATGTGCTGTGTGGAGTCATGTCGGGTGCCGACTATGCCACGCGCATTCCACGCTGGTGTGCGCCTTGCCAGGGACGCAGTCCGAATCTGGGACTCGTTATGCTCGTCCTTGATCCGTGCTTCTTTGTGCCCAACTTTAAGGAACGTCTCGATGACTTTAATCGACGTATTCGCAACAGCTGTCCGAGGGATGAGGCGAATCCTGTTAAGGTGCCTGGCGATTTGGAGAAGCAACACATGGACTATGTGGATGATCTTGGTGCGTTGCCTTATCCGAATCTTCTGCTGGCCAAGTGCAA